The DNA segment agaggtcttaaccattcagactcagtataatgcttaaccattcagagacaaatgtctgaatcattcagacatctgtTCGCGAAACAaccagtctgaaccattaagtgctgaaccagtaagaggtctgaaccattaagagcctcattaagagctaaacaaacagcccctaaatgtTTCTTGATCACAGCCGGGACTAGGGTTTGATTGTTTTATATGAGTGTTTGATTGGTTGTAACTTTGTTAGATTTGAAATGTTGATTTAAATGTCTTCATATTCTTCATTCATTATGTTATATTTATAATGTATTGAATCAAATATAATCAGACATTACTGTGATCCCAATCATTCCATTCCTCTATGGCGGTGAGGAAAATCGCGAACCCGACAGATGTTAATTAATCAGAAATAGGATTGCATATACCAAAACTACATCCCAAATCCAACTTTTTTGTCAAATGGTGCAAAATAGACATCTTGAGCTGATAAAAAGTGACATTGGATTAACATGTACCCTTTTTTCCCATTTCTTTGTATTGGAAATTACTATAAGATATATAACATATTAATTGTTTTTTCAAACAGTAGATCTGTCTCTTTTGAATAACCTCCATTTTGACTAATTTGGTCAATAATAGTATGACATTCCCCTAATAAGTTGAACAAATAAAGTTTTAACATCTTGACTAATCATAAACAGGctaaaactaacaaaatattttatatttatatataatatataaagcatttaaaaaataaatatagacAGGAGCGATACTTAATCAACAAAATAACTCAAATTGATACactaatattaaaaataatatttatagaCATCCATTGTACACATCTTTATCATGATAATTTTTTAATCATGAAAGTTGGAATATCCGTGTTATAAAAGCATTTCTTAAATTGCATAGTATGTTAAGATATATTATCATTTTCAGTCGTATAATCATTATCAAAACGCAGAAAGTGTTTGGTGATGTTTTGGACATATTTACCTAACATGCCCATTCTTCTTTATATAGAAAAACCAAACGGATTGATTGGTTGATATATGACCTAACATAATATTTCAACAAATCCTTGTAAATCCCGCGACGTCCTAACATCATAATTTACCATATtttgtaaagatatatatatcaACTAATGGAATTCGCTGTTGGGAATTATGTTGGTATGGATTCGTTACAGTATATGTACGGTACCGGCACTTGGTATAGCAATCGAAagagaaaacctaaaaaataaagTTGTTCTATGCCTAAAAAGATATTAACACACGTTTTACATTAGTCGAATACCATAAAAACAAACACCGGTACCGGTTCTAATAATACCGACACTAGTATTGATGTTCAATCGGAATGGGCTTAGTTCGTCATTACACCAGTACGGTACCGATACTCGCTATAGCTTACGATACCAAAAAAACATTATATCTTGAATATAACtccgttttaaaaaaaaattataccagaACGTCGAGAAAAAAAGCACGATGGCATATTATTTTTTAGGTTCACGAGATTAGAGAAAGTTTAAATTAGTAGAAAAACAGATAGATAGTACAGGGGGGTGAACATAAAATTACTCTATATCTTAAAAGGCATGGTCGGTGGTTCCGGCCATGCCTTTTTCACGTGACCCCAAAGCCTACCACCACCTGTCCGTTTCAAAATTGTTTTTGTGAAATAAAAGACACAAGATCAGAGTAGTGTGGGGGGACAAGACGACaagtgtttatttattaatttttctgTTAATACCCTCAGCTTTTTTACTACTTCACACATGTCAACTCAATGGGAATAAACACTTAAATACTTGCAAACATAGACTAAAATACTTGACAAATGATGAAAAAATAAATTATGATTTTATTGTTTTTACTACTTATTTATGATGAAAAAAATAAAGTATGATTTTATTGTAGAGTAAATTATTCTTTTTCCTTAAAAGATATATTATCATGACCACAATTTCTTAATTAAACATAAGTTAATGGTACATCCTTTTTCACTTCATAACTTCACATCTTTTCTTCTCTAACATTTCAATTCttttgtttaaattacttttacgactttacagTGCAACGTGTGAGACGTTATATTCTTATTTATCTATGTCTAACTGCGTTAATGTCATAAATGTAACGTGTGTGACAAAGTCAAAAACAAGTCATGTCACGCACAAGTATCGCACGTTAATGTCATCATCATAACACGTGTAACAACGTCGCAAGCATGACATCGCCGCCACAACGCGCGACATGGGTAAAGCTCTTACACTTTTAACTTTTTCCAATTTACGCCCTTAATTTTTTGACATGAAACACTATTAACTCTTATCTTTAAGTAAGTTGCACATTCACTTCTAACTTTCAGTAATTGACAACTTTGACCTTCTTAAccttttctacttaataacttgacACTTCCTTTGGTTCAAATgacttttacgactttacaccACAATGTGTACAAattattatactttttttttatctatgttcTACTTATTTTGTGTACGTTCGTAAACTGTATTGAAagcaagtcgggtcaaatatactacgttttcattcgatggcgatgtaatttttttaagtaaAGAGTCGGATCAAATGTACAGTATAAATACGAGTTACTTTACCTTTCGACGCCGTTGCAACGCGTGACGGGTCAAAATCCTAGTTTTAAATATAATTAAATGTTGATAGCCAAAAAGTCTAGTTTAAAGTTGATGAATACATATTTCGTttgataatattaaataaatcaaTTTCTTTAGGGTGTGTTCCACACATTTCACGCAATATGGATGAAATGCCCATATCTATATTAAAAGCCCCACTCCAGATAGTTATGTCGACATTATATTATATAACTAGTATTTGGTGTGGTGGGCTACCACACACAAAATTACAGTTTATTTGGGTAGGTCTAAAATGGTGCGCACACAAGGACTCTATCATTCCACGAACTTCGTCGTCTAGATCTAGAAGGTTGATAAACAAACCTGGAGACAGAAGTGGACCACCACTGATGACGACAGGGAGAACACCAGCGACAGCCAAGGAAAAGGACACCACGTGGCACAAATCCAGGGCCagctcaaccattttggtggcctaaaGCGAATTAAAACCTCAAGgcctttttccaaaaaaaaatactATTTGAGAAAAATCCTCCTTTTATCCGGGCTTGGGACCGGCAAAATAAACTAAAATTTGTTGTTGGCGAAGTTATTTTTTTTCtgtatttttatatatgtttttgtATGTGTAAAGATAAGTTTAGCCCAACCCAAATATCATATGTATAATGTTTTTTTAAAGTTTGAGGCCCTATTGATTTGAAGGCCTAAAGCCCAAGCCTCAAAATACTTGAGCCGTCCCTGTACAAATCATTGCCTGTCAAATCCTGTCGCAGAATCTCCAAGAGACAACTATAGACAACCCGACAAGAAGTACTAGAGAACGCTAAGGTGGAATAAAGGATATCACGCCAAGTCAGCCATGGTACAGTATAACGGCCATGTCATGTCAAAGGGGACATAATGGATATTCCCCGCGATTTGACAGCTGGCGAACGACCAACTGGCCTCTCTCTCCTTCACAAACCTTCGGTTATAAATAGAGAACTTCACCACCAGGTTCAAGGATCGCTTATCTTATTCTCTCACTCTacacacacttatttcctcaaGCGAATACTTATCCTTATGCCGGAtggtggttacaaggagaacccccaACCTCTCCTCCTTGTAACGAGTGCACCGGTGTTGTTTCATTTTGCAGGATCAATAGAAGATAGTCAAGTTGTTCAACAAGGAAGGGATAGAGATTGGCCATTATTTACGAGACGAACCAGCTAGGTTTAACCTCGTGTTGACTTATTCCATAAATCTTTCCACATATAGAAAAATAGTGTTAGGTGACTTTATATTACTAGGGTATTTACGTCATTTAAGGGTAGGCACACCATGACATAAATATAAAATACTATGAACAAAAGTCGCCTCCAAAATTAAAAGGGTCAAACTCGACCTACTAAGCACATGTAGATGGGGTCAAACTTGGTTCACTGCTTTGTGAAATCAAAACATATATTAGTCAAATCTTAGTTCTCAATCAATCACATGATACTTGATAACTTGGTCAAACCTCATTACCCAATAGATCCCACCAATAGCTTCAGAGGTGGATCTAGGCCCCTTTTATaggttcccaggaacccattcgATTTAGAAAAAATGGGAAAAATTAGTGAGAACCTCGtatcatttgaaaaaaaatagtgagaatctaCCAAAAGAAACCCAGTGAAAAAAGTTCTTAGATCCGCCACTGAATGGCTTGCTATTGGTAGCGTCTCGTGACAAAATAAAAGATGAATAATATaagaaagagtaaattacgtttttggcccctgtggttatatcacttttactacattagcccaaaataagaatttttaacatatctgcccccatggtctctataactaaccattttggcccctaagtctaatcattttggcccccatggtctctataaataatcattttggcccccatgatatctagacttaggggccaaaatggttagttatagagaccataggggcagatatgttaaTTCTTATTTtggactaatatagtaaaagtgatataaccataggggcaaaaaacgtaatttactctataagaAAAATGGCTGAACTTACGTTTATACAAAACCTTATAAAATTATTAATTCTGAAATGTACATATGATGCTATTACAAAACTGCACAATAATAATGTGTAATAAATAAGACTAACCTACCTTAGAGCTAAAACAGCAAAAGACACAAAAACAAGCAGCAAAACAGAAAATTAGTTAATCTGTTTAAAGATCTGTGAACCTGCATCTCTTGCCTTCTTAATCTGGGAGTATTACTCCCAGCTAGATGATACGAGTTCGGAAACGCGTATAACCTCTGTGAATTCCCGAACACCCGAGCATAAATCATTTCTCCATACATCCATACGTTCGAGTTATAATCTTCAACGCCATGACTGTAAACTCCAGTGCTAGAATCGTAACTTCTATACTGCGAGTTACCATAAGCAAATTGTCGGGTGGGGTCGGGTGTGGTTAAGAGACACGCGTGTGGTCTAGGTGGGATAACTGCGCTTGATGTTTTGGTGTCGGGTTCGTTTTCGGGTAGTGTTTTGCCCCGACCGTAAAGTGGGACCACTGAGGTGTGGGATATTTCGGATTTACATACGGGACATAAC comes from the Helianthus annuus cultivar XRQ/B chromosome 4, HanXRQr2.0-SUNRISE, whole genome shotgun sequence genome and includes:
- the LOC110937869 gene encoding E3 ubiquitin-protein ligase RMA1H1 translates to MEFENYFTDDLNPISSPEKSLPCFDCSICLDFAKDPVVTLCGHLYCWPCIYKWLSFQTDSDNNPLCPVCKSEISHTSVVPLYGRGKTLPENEPDTKTSSAVIPPRPHACLLTTPDPTRQFAYGNSQYRSYDSSTGVYSHGVEDYNSNVWMYGEMIYARVFGNSQRLYAFPNSYHLAGSNTPRLRRQEMQVHRSLNRLTNFLFCCLFLCLLLF